The Pseudomonas viciae genomic interval GATAGGCATGAGTATCTCAAACAAAAGTTCGGTTTTCTGAGTCGACTTCACTAGCCTGGGACAGTATCCGGGCAATGATCGCAATACAGGCCGCAAGAAACAAAGCGACAAAAGACGGGGCGGTAATGCTGAGGGTAAGCAATCGCTGGCCGACCGGCGCATTGATCGTCACCAGCAGGCTGAGAAACGGTTCACACAGGAAATCCAGCAGCACCCATAGCGCAACCGCGCGCCCCGCCTTTCCCAGATAAACCGCTGCTTCGCTGGAAAAGTATTGGCCCTGGGCATACCGCTTGAACAACTGCCGCAGGTTGGCTAGCCCAGACGCCAGGACCAGCAAAGGAATACTCGATAAAAAGATCCCGCCAAGGCATTGCCAGCCAGTCAACTCCATCGCCCCGTCAGACAGGCTCGACAGCTGCCGCTCGGTCAGGGAAAACCCCAGACCATATTGCGACGCCACCCCAGGAAACAGCCAGGCTGCGGCGTTGATGGCCATCATCGCGACAATGAAAACAAGCGTTATGGCAGCCATGCGCTGGCTGTACAGGGCAAGACGATTCGAATGCATGTGAGGCTCCAATAGAACAAGAGGAGCCCAAAACATAGCGTTAAAATTATCGCAAAACAATAATTAATATGTAAAAAACGATAAAATCAGGTCGACAATTGATTGGCGAACTGACTCACCGCATCAACCACTTTCTTCGCCCCATCCTGAATCTCGACAATTACCGTCCCCGCTTCGGCTGCCAGGGCCAGGCCCTGTTCAGCCTGGTGCTGACCGTCGGTCATCAGCGCTACGGCATTGCGGGCCATGTCCTGGTTCTGGCGAACCACGCTGACGATTTCATCGGTTGCCTGGCTGGTTCGCGACGCCAGTTGCCGCACTTCATCGGCCACTACGGCGAAACCTCGGCCCTGCTCTCCCGCCCGGGCCGCTTCGATGGCCGCGTTGAGCGCCAGCAGGTTGGTCTGTTCGGCGATGCCGCTGATGGTCTTGACGATGGTACCGATCACCTGG includes:
- a CDS encoding methyl-accepting chemotaxis protein → MHDLARHMQTAGEGIEALNEQSQVIGTIVKTISGIAEQTNLLALNAAIEAARAGEQGRGFAVVADEVRQLASRTSQATDEIVSVVRQNQDMARNAVALMTDGQHQAEQGLALAAEAGTVIVEIQDGAKKVVDAVSQFANQLST
- a CDS encoding DUF2975 domain-containing protein; amino-acid sequence: MHSNRLALYSQRMAAITLVFIVAMMAINAAAWLFPGVASQYGLGFSLTERQLSSLSDGAMELTGWQCLGGIFLSSIPLLVLASGLANLRQLFKRYAQGQYFSSEAAVYLGKAGRAVALWVLLDFLCEPFLSLLVTINAPVGQRLLTLSITAPSFVALFLAACIAIIARILSQASEVDSENRTFV